The Salvelinus namaycush isolate Seneca chromosome 16, SaNama_1.0, whole genome shotgun sequence genome has a segment encoding these proteins:
- the commd7 gene encoding COMM domain-containing protein 7 isoform X1, whose amino-acid sequence MLQLQFTKDTLPDSVINDFQNLNKFNEQQFTSLTEILFNFLLEPKEADRFLHQLSEFAGENGMSAGPLRNLMKSLLLLPHGSLKKNLTEDQVKEDLLTLGVSEDKADHFSQQWSLHYPVLSRLAVGQTLMVNQLVDMEWKFGVTVGTSELQKVGNTFLQLKLVIRKGNSTENVYMELTLPQFYNFLHEMERAKASMDCFS is encoded by the exons ATGTTGCAACTGCAATTTACCAAAGATACTTTACCAGATTCTGTGATCAATGACTTTCAGAACTTGAACAAATTCAACGAACAG CAATTCACAAGTCTGACTGAGATTCTTTTCAATTTCCTGTTGGAGCCAaaagag GCGGACAGGTTCCTGCATCAGCTGAGTGAGTTTGCAGGAGAGAATGGGATGAGTGCAGGCCCACTGAGGAACCTCATGAAGAGCCTCCTGCTGCTTCCCCATG GTTCCCTGAAGAAAAATCTGACAGAAGACCAAGTCAAAGAGGACCTTCTCACTTTAG GAGTCAGTGAAGACAAGGCAGACCATTTTTCACAACAG tggaGCCTCCACTACCCTGTGTTGTCCAGGCTGGCTGTAGGACAGACTCTGATGGTCAACCAGCTGGTGGACATGGAGTGGAAGTTTGGTG TGACCGTGGGGACGAGTGAACTTCAGAAAGTTGGAAACACCTTTCTACAG CTTAAGTTGGTCATCAGAAAGGGGAACTCAACTGAAAATGTCTACATGG AGTTGACCCTCCCCCAGTTTTACAACTTTCTCCATGAAATGGAGAGGGCCAAAGCCAGTATGGACTGTTTCAGCTGA
- the commd7 gene encoding COMM domain-containing protein 7 isoform X2: MLQLQFTKDTLPDSVINDFQNLNKFNEQQFTSLTEILFNFLLEPKEADRFLHQLSEFAGENGMSAGPLRNLMKSLLLLPHGVSEDKADHFSQQWSLHYPVLSRLAVGQTLMVNQLVDMEWKFGVTVGTSELQKVGNTFLQLKLVIRKGNSTENVYMELTLPQFYNFLHEMERAKASMDCFS; this comes from the exons ATGTTGCAACTGCAATTTACCAAAGATACTTTACCAGATTCTGTGATCAATGACTTTCAGAACTTGAACAAATTCAACGAACAG CAATTCACAAGTCTGACTGAGATTCTTTTCAATTTCCTGTTGGAGCCAaaagag GCGGACAGGTTCCTGCATCAGCTGAGTGAGTTTGCAGGAGAGAATGGGATGAGTGCAGGCCCACTGAGGAACCTCATGAAGAGCCTCCTGCTGCTTCCCCATG GAGTCAGTGAAGACAAGGCAGACCATTTTTCACAACAG tggaGCCTCCACTACCCTGTGTTGTCCAGGCTGGCTGTAGGACAGACTCTGATGGTCAACCAGCTGGTGGACATGGAGTGGAAGTTTGGTG TGACCGTGGGGACGAGTGAACTTCAGAAAGTTGGAAACACCTTTCTACAG CTTAAGTTGGTCATCAGAAAGGGGAACTCAACTGAAAATGTCTACATGG AGTTGACCCTCCCCCAGTTTTACAACTTTCTCCATGAAATGGAGAGGGCCAAAGCCAGTATGGACTGTTTCAGCTGA